One stretch of Lucilia cuprina isolate Lc7/37 chromosome 6, ASM2204524v1, whole genome shotgun sequence DNA includes these proteins:
- the LOC111689351 gene encoding poly(U)-binding-splicing factor half pint: MCRVYVGSISFELKEDTIRAAFLPFGPIKSINMSWDPITQKHKGFAFVEYEIPEGAQLALEQMNGALMGGRNIKVGRPSNMPQAQQVIDEIQEEAKNFNRIYVASIHPDLSEEDIKSVFEAFGPILYCKLAQGTSLHTHKGYGFIEYANKQAMDEAIASMNLFDLGGQLLRVGRSITPPNALVSPAANSTMPTAAAVAAAAATAKIQALDAVASNAVLGLAAATPSLGMQPLAAKVATLPLSTPGNSLHSTISLPTTAGASFISTGIFQTPSVASNIMAASALQAVSTQAINAAAKTIIGPGSNVTVPLISKFNAGASEVVPLATIPSPIVPLANTHATIIPGAVTNQQDQIQKPHDKQQEELKKKILDEGETQTLQQQESMSIKGQSARQFVMQRLMRPQESRVIILRNMVGPEDVDETLQEEIQEECTKFGSVSRVIIFNEKQTENEDDDEAEIIVKIFVEFTTNTEATRGKDALHGRFFGGRRVIAELYDQSLFDHGDLSG; the protein is encoded by the exons ATGTGCAG GGTTTATGTTGGAAGTATATCATTTGAACTTAAAGAAGATACGATAAGAGCCGCCTTTCTTCCATTCGGTCCTATAAAATCGATTAATATGTCGTGGGATCCAATAACACAAAAGCATAAAGGATTTGCCTTCGTTGAATACGAAATACCCGAAGGTGCCCAGCTGGCATTAGAACAAATGAATGGAGCTTTGATGGGTGGTCGTAACATTAAAGTAGGTCGACCCAGTAATATGCCACAAGCCCAACAAGTAATAGATGAAATACAAGAAgaagcaaaaaattttaataggatttATGTGGCCTCCATCCATCCAGATTTATCTGAAGAAGATATAAAAAGCGTTTTCGAAGCTTTTGGTCCAATTCTGTATTGTAAATTGGCCCAAGGGACATCTCTACACACGCACAAGGGGTATGGATTTATTGAATATGCGAATAAACAAGCAATGGATGAAGCAATTGCAAGCATGAATCTGTTTGATCTTGGTGGACAACTTTTAAG gGTTGGTCGTTCAATAACTCCACCAAATGCATTAGTAAGTCCAGCAGCAAATTCGACCATGCCAACAGCCGCTGCTGTAGCGGCTGCAGCTGCAACAGCAAAAATACAAGCTTTAGATGCAGTTGCAAGTAATGCAGTTCTTGGTTTAGCTGCCGCAACTCCTTCCCTAGGAATGCAGCCCCTTGCAGCCAAAGTAGCAACATTACCGCTCTCAACACCTGGAAATAGTTTACATTCCACTATTTCATTACCCACAACTGCTGGTGCTTCATTTATATCCACTGGTATATTCCAAACTCCAAGTGTTGCTTCAAATATTATGGCTGCTTCAGCTTTGCAAGCAGTTTCTACACAAGCTATAAATGCTGCAGCAAAGACAATAATTGGTCCAGGTTCTAATGTAACAGTTCCGCTTATTAGTAAATTTAATGCAGGAGCTTCGGAAGTAGTCCCATTGGCAACAATACCCAGTCCAATAGTACCATTAGCAAATACACATGCTACAATTATACCAGGCGCAGTAACGAATCAACAAGATCAAATACAAAAACCACATGACAAGCAACAAGAagaacttaagaaaaaaattttggatgAGGGAGAAACTCAAACTCTACAACAACAAGAAAGCATGTCTATTAAAGGTCAAAGTGCCCGACAATTTGTTATGCAGCGTTTAATGAGACCGCAAGAATCGAGAGTTATTATTTTACGCAATATGGTTGGACCTGAAGATGTTGATGAAACCCTACAAGAAGAAATTCAGGAAGAATGTACTAAATTTGGAAGTGTCAGCCGCGTAATTATATTTAACGAAAAGCAAACAGAAAATGAAGATGACGATGAAGcagaaataattgttaaaattttcgttGAGTTTACTACAAATACTGAAGCTACGCGTGGAAAGGATGCTTTGCATGGTCGTTTTTTCGGAGGCCGTCGCGTAATTGCAGAATTATATGATCAATCACTTTTTGACCATGGCGATTTGTCTggttaa